A stretch of Geomonas oryzisoli DNA encodes these proteins:
- the tssF gene encoding type VI secretion system baseplate subunit TssF: MPDDILYYFERELSYLRDMGSSFARKYPKVAGRLLLEPSKCEDPHTERLIEAFAFLCARIQRKIDDGLPEITQSLLQVLYPQLTAPIPSCAVVKFAPLLRNLPEGGYEIAKGTPLFSKPVDGVPCQFRTAYPVTLCPVEVIDASLESPVKLLKGVQQAVRVRLLLHGGSGVPGDALRFYLNGQPQHVFPLYQLLLNHLCSVECMPAGASVADSLRLPPGCLQPVGFAADEELLPYPEQSFPGYRLLLEYFAFPHKFLFIDLTGLSLLWKGGAFGDAVDLIFYLDTAAPESLVVGAETFCLYATPVVNAFEKIAEPIRHNHGKSEYRIVPDLRREGALEVLTVNEVTATEASSPGEVKRYCPVFPVNSGEDNACVWQMQRRPASWQHDGCTDVFLSVCGLVEAETAPLEETLLVRVTCSNRDLPAKLPFGDPAGDFDTESAAPLLGIYSLLKPTPSLRPHLDGERQRRLVSHLSLNFISLVEGGAGALRQLLSLYDFGLSSTTRHQISGIVSVTSRAVTRRLGVGFCRGVEVTVVFDEEKYVGSGVYLFVSILERFLGQYVSVNSFVQLVAIGACNNAIIKRWPPRAGDRVLL; this comes from the coding sequence ATGCCAGATGACATCCTCTACTACTTCGAAAGAGAGCTCAGCTACTTGCGCGACATGGGTAGCAGTTTTGCCAGGAAGTATCCCAAGGTTGCTGGGAGACTCCTCCTTGAGCCGAGCAAGTGCGAGGACCCGCACACCGAACGCCTGATCGAGGCATTCGCCTTTCTCTGCGCCCGAATCCAGCGTAAGATCGACGACGGTTTGCCTGAGATTACCCAGTCGCTTTTGCAGGTTCTCTATCCGCAACTGACGGCTCCCATCCCGTCCTGCGCGGTGGTGAAGTTCGCGCCCCTGTTGAGGAACCTGCCGGAGGGGGGCTATGAGATCGCCAAAGGGACACCTCTCTTCTCCAAGCCGGTTGACGGCGTACCCTGCCAATTCAGGACTGCCTATCCTGTCACTCTTTGCCCCGTAGAAGTAATCGACGCGTCATTGGAGTCGCCGGTAAAGCTGCTTAAAGGCGTGCAGCAGGCGGTGCGGGTTCGTTTGTTGCTGCACGGCGGCTCCGGGGTTCCGGGCGACGCACTGCGTTTTTATCTGAACGGACAGCCTCAGCACGTCTTCCCGCTGTACCAACTGCTGCTGAATCATCTGTGCTCTGTTGAATGCATGCCCGCCGGGGCATCGGTCGCCGATTCACTGCGACTGCCACCCGGTTGCCTGCAACCTGTCGGCTTTGCCGCGGATGAGGAACTTTTGCCGTACCCGGAACAGTCCTTCCCGGGGTATCGGCTGCTTCTCGAGTACTTCGCCTTTCCCCACAAGTTCCTATTCATAGACCTCACGGGGCTGTCGCTGCTCTGGAAAGGTGGTGCCTTCGGTGATGCCGTCGATCTGATCTTTTATTTAGACACCGCCGCGCCGGAGTCTTTAGTGGTTGGGGCCGAAACCTTCTGCCTCTATGCGACCCCCGTCGTCAACGCCTTCGAGAAGATAGCGGAACCGATCAGGCACAACCACGGAAAGAGCGAGTACAGGATAGTTCCCGACCTGAGACGTGAGGGCGCCTTGGAAGTACTCACTGTCAATGAAGTCACGGCTACCGAGGCGAGTTCTCCCGGTGAGGTAAAACGTTACTGTCCGGTTTTTCCAGTGAACAGTGGGGAAGATAATGCTTGCGTATGGCAGATGCAGCGGCGGCCGGCATCGTGGCAGCACGACGGTTGCACCGACGTTTTCCTTTCTGTTTGTGGACTTGTCGAAGCTGAGACTGCTCCATTGGAGGAAACCCTTCTCGTCCGCGTCACCTGCTCCAACCGCGACCTCCCTGCTAAGCTTCCTTTTGGGGATCCTGCCGGAGATTTCGACACGGAGTCTGCCGCACCGCTTCTCGGCATCTACTCCCTTCTCAAGCCGACCCCCTCTTTACGTCCGCACCTCGATGGGGAGCGGCAACGTCGCCTTGTTTCCCATCTTTCCCTGAACTTCATTTCCCTTGTAGAAGGAGGCGCCGGAGCTCTGCGGCAGCTCCTCTCCCTGTACGACTTTGGCTTGTCCTCTACCACTCGCCACCAGATAAGCGGCATTGTCTCTGTGACTTCACGAGCTGTTACCAGAAGACTAGGAGTAGGCTTTTGCCGCGGTGTGGAAGTGACGGTAGTCTTCGATGAAGAGAAATACGTCGGCAGCGGCGTTTACCTGTTCGTCTCTATCTTGGAGAGGTTCCTGGGGCAGTACGTGTCGGTCAACTCATTCGTGCAGCTTGTGGCCATAGGCGCATGCAACAACGCGATAATCAAGCGCTGGCCGCCCCGAGCTGGTGACAGGGTGCTGCTGTGA
- the tssG gene encoding type VI secretion system baseplate subunit TssG, with amino-acid sequence MKGNAPIKSGLGFFATVRLLERMSRHNIEAASLPDVEKIRFTVRKGFAFPAGDVTGISFGEDGSANVEVALMGLIGPSGVLPHWYHELLLERERANDHAMGDFYDRFHHRLISIFYRGWKRNSLLSQKKSDNSDVVSNHLFSFLGLGTEGLREKLSVSEVALLHFCGLASRSVASAGTIARIVQNLFGVDAEVETFLPRKVNLEQADLTMLGQNNCLLGVDAVCGGQTCDIQSTFRLCLGPMVFHDLIDLSTEGRLKQMASLVRFLVGAEFEFEIRFILRREDVPGCRLGAATSDATRLGLSTWLKAPGTILDADPFVTIYPDEVSKLAAS; translated from the coding sequence GTGAAAGGGAATGCACCAATTAAATCTGGCTTGGGCTTTTTTGCGACGGTCCGTTTGCTGGAACGGATGAGCCGCCACAACATAGAAGCTGCCTCATTGCCAGACGTGGAAAAAATCCGCTTCACAGTGAGGAAAGGCTTTGCCTTCCCTGCAGGAGACGTAACCGGGATTAGCTTCGGTGAGGACGGATCTGCCAACGTAGAAGTTGCCCTGATGGGGCTGATCGGTCCATCCGGGGTATTGCCGCACTGGTACCATGAACTGCTTCTGGAGCGGGAGAGGGCAAACGATCACGCCATGGGCGACTTCTATGACCGCTTTCATCACCGCCTCATTTCCATCTTTTACCGTGGCTGGAAGCGCAACTCGCTTCTGTCACAGAAGAAAAGCGACAACAGCGATGTCGTTTCCAATCATCTCTTCAGCTTCCTTGGACTCGGGACAGAGGGGCTGCGTGAAAAACTCTCAGTATCAGAGGTGGCATTGCTGCATTTCTGCGGTCTCGCAAGCCGGTCGGTTGCATCAGCCGGCACCATCGCTCGCATCGTTCAAAACCTGTTCGGCGTGGATGCCGAGGTGGAAACTTTTCTTCCGCGCAAAGTCAATCTGGAGCAGGCCGACCTGACCATGTTGGGCCAGAACAACTGTCTCCTTGGAGTCGATGCCGTCTGTGGCGGCCAGACCTGCGACATCCAATCCACCTTCCGGCTTTGTCTGGGGCCTATGGTTTTCCACGACTTAATCGACCTGTCGACAGAGGGGAGACTGAAGCAGATGGCTTCACTGGTCAGGTTCCTGGTGGGGGCTGAATTTGAGTTCGAGATCCGGTTCATTTTGAGAAGAGAAGACGTTCCCGGGTGCAGGCTCGGTGCGGCTACTTCCGATGCAACAAGGCTTGGTCTTTCCACCTGGCTCAAAGCGCCAGGCACCATTCTTGATGCGGACCCGTTCGTGACGATCTATCCCGACGAAGTCTCGAAACTCGCAGCATCGTAA
- a CDS encoding Mbeg1-like protein codes for MFADATKRGLAPELARKKSQELQEAAARKTDAMRQHEYMVARQSILGDMSSLPFTASQECITNAKAARRRERLKLVSSEIVACPMHASQAARLRKDMDEVENMRCAKHVYLANDPDAPPELRDTPPPGFMKPTAEQLEKMGLSEDMLTPERSQFRAAVYIKDPAVWGAFSKPPAVMAFRGSTAALEDWQNNFNQDANQEAPYYRQAVKIGNRLSANAADVQIVGHSLGGGLASAAQGGSGLNASTYNASGLHPATVARYSQDVNHVAAEAGKITAIRIKGEVLTTTQERLMGSRGLSVLANDAIGVKKYIQPSHGKTYFLQLKQKEKVDSDDDYATYLHGMDEVIDSTEKNKASDESVIKNCSARRRTQ; via the coding sequence ATGTTTGCAGATGCGACAAAGAGGGGACTGGCGCCAGAGCTGGCGCGCAAGAAGTCGCAGGAACTGCAGGAGGCTGCAGCGCGGAAAACCGATGCAATGCGTCAGCACGAGTATATGGTGGCCCGCCAGTCAATTCTGGGAGACATGTCGTCATTGCCGTTTACGGCCAGTCAGGAATGCATAACAAACGCAAAGGCTGCGCGCCGCAGAGAACGTCTGAAATTGGTGAGTAGTGAGATCGTCGCCTGCCCAATGCATGCCTCACAAGCAGCGCGTCTACGAAAAGACATGGATGAAGTGGAAAACATGCGGTGCGCGAAGCATGTGTACTTGGCAAATGACCCGGATGCTCCCCCTGAACTGCGAGATACCCCTCCACCGGGCTTCATGAAGCCGACGGCAGAGCAACTTGAGAAGATGGGTCTATCCGAAGACATGCTGACGCCGGAAAGAAGCCAGTTCAGAGCAGCGGTTTATATCAAGGACCCTGCGGTGTGGGGGGCGTTCTCAAAACCTCCTGCTGTAATGGCATTCAGAGGGTCTACTGCAGCTCTCGAGGACTGGCAGAACAACTTCAACCAGGATGCAAATCAAGAAGCTCCGTATTACCGTCAGGCTGTAAAGATTGGAAACAGATTGTCTGCGAATGCTGCAGATGTTCAAATTGTCGGGCATTCGCTGGGCGGGGGCTTAGCCAGTGCGGCCCAAGGAGGAAGTGGTCTTAACGCTTCAACGTACAATGCATCCGGCTTACATCCTGCTACCGTAGCACGATACTCGCAAGACGTGAACCATGTGGCAGCGGAGGCCGGGAAAATCACCGCGATTAGAATTAAGGGTGAAGTGCTTACTACCACTCAAGAAAGACTAATGGGGTCACGAGGGCTATCAGTATTAGCGAATGATGCAATCGGAGTCAAAAAATATATTCAACCATCACATGGCAAAACTTATTTTCTCCAGCTTAAACAAAAAGAGAAGGTTGATTCTGACGATGATTATGCAACTTACTTGCACGGAATGGATGAGGTAATAGATTCAACTGAAAAGAACAAAGCGTCAGATGAATCCGTTATCAAGAATTGCAGTGCCAGAAGGAGGACTCAATGA
- a CDS encoding ankyrin repeat domain-containing protein, which translates to MTKYLFVVFIGIGALTMLTTTSQAAPKFNLKQPAFYFSDKKTLALVDAALAGDLSSAKLAASQGANPNDEGPLQNKYNRLRPLHYAIAANNKDAVRVLVAVGADPELSALGYGRSFLFAMSLENVDMISLLLDLRPIKSLRKDTLEYLLFEAVNQPCWKCLELVLERGAPIDYPDGPGYTVMMVAMDCQDYEMAEKLLQHGASVHVETKNGVTPAYSVEFHLKKYIPGSPTYKKVLHLKEMMAARGAVFPALSPEEVRGRRNKQKDSLSQ; encoded by the coding sequence ATGACGAAATATTTGTTCGTAGTATTCATCGGTATAGGAGCATTAACCATGCTGACCACAACCTCACAAGCCGCACCTAAGTTCAATTTGAAGCAGCCGGCCTTTTATTTCTCAGATAAAAAAACACTGGCCTTGGTCGATGCTGCTTTGGCAGGCGATCTAAGTTCAGCCAAACTTGCAGCGTCTCAAGGAGCAAATCCGAATGACGAGGGGCCTCTACAGAACAAGTACAATCGCTTGCGTCCGCTTCATTATGCTATTGCAGCAAACAATAAGGATGCCGTGAGAGTTCTGGTTGCAGTAGGTGCGGACCCTGAACTGAGTGCATTGGGATACGGGAGATCTTTCCTGTTCGCGATGAGTCTGGAAAACGTTGACATGATTTCTCTCTTGCTGGATCTGAGGCCAATTAAATCCCTCCGCAAGGACACCCTTGAGTACCTCCTTTTTGAAGCAGTGAACCAGCCATGCTGGAAATGCTTGGAACTCGTCCTGGAGCGAGGTGCTCCTATAGATTACCCCGATGGGCCAGGCTATACGGTGATGATGGTCGCGATGGATTGCCAAGACTATGAAATGGCTGAGAAACTGCTCCAGCATGGTGCATCCGTACACGTGGAAACAAAAAACGGTGTGACGCCGGCATATTCCGTAGAGTTCCATTTGAAGAAGTACATCCCCGGCAGCCCCACGTACAAAAAGGTGCTTCATCTGAAAGAAATGATGGCAGCGCGCGGGGCAGTTTTTCCTGCGTTGAGCCCGGAAGAGGTGCGGGGCAGGCGTAACAAGCAAAAGGATTCGCTTTCTCAATAG
- a CDS encoding type VI secretion system Vgr family protein, whose amino-acid sequence MLTELTGEEGISRSFRFDLSLQSERPGIAFQSLLGSNATVAITLANGTKRYLNGIISSFTQGRSSGEDSEDGRFSFYRCTLVPWFWALSKSADMRIFQNRSIPEIVEQVFENLGFSWYRFDLRGSYEKRNFCVQYRETAFNFVSRLLEEEGLFYFFRHEDGKHTMIIADSPDANLPCPFQQYASSRPNATGTRKEDVITSLEITRCIHPAAYSLSDYNFTIPNANLKSEAPGVAQTQATKCELYDAPGCYGSKGAGDRLARIRMEEEETMATVLLGSSDCRAFASGYRFRLKDHCSPEMDGKEFLLISVKHDAMEAYNAGSISSYRNSFECIPRQTPYRPARLTPKPVVQGTQTAVVVGPPGEEIHTDQYGRVKVKFHWDRAGKTDDSSSCWIRVSQPLAGSGWGALFLPRVGHEVIVDFLEGDPDRPVIIGRLHNGVNLPPYPLPAAKTKSCMKSCSTPGSQGHNELCFEDKKGAEQLSIHAQREQVNRVNEDSLEWVGQDRHLIVKRDQLEQVSRDQHLQVAGDCNHRIDGDLSITVGADLQLKVATKYALQAGEAVHIQAAKSIVVESLTQVSLQVGGSFITITPAGVAIVGGSVQINNGGMPGVCTVASPEQPKLPREAGKPDTTTTSCKSQDVPSCTTPQARSLERAAAEHTPLCAA is encoded by the coding sequence TTGCTGACCGAACTCACCGGGGAGGAGGGCATCTCACGCAGTTTCCGTTTCGACTTGTCTTTGCAATCCGAACGCCCTGGTATTGCCTTCCAATCCTTGCTCGGCAGTAATGCGACAGTTGCCATTACACTTGCTAACGGCACCAAAAGGTACCTGAACGGAATCATCTCCAGCTTTACCCAAGGCAGATCGAGCGGTGAGGACAGTGAAGATGGCCGCTTCTCTTTTTACAGATGCACGCTCGTTCCGTGGTTTTGGGCCCTCAGCAAAAGTGCGGACATGAGGATCTTTCAGAATCGCTCAATTCCGGAGATCGTTGAGCAGGTGTTTGAGAACCTTGGTTTCTCCTGGTACCGCTTTGACCTGCGCGGGAGTTACGAAAAAAGGAATTTTTGTGTCCAGTACCGGGAAACCGCCTTCAACTTCGTCTCCCGCCTTCTCGAGGAAGAAGGGCTTTTCTATTTCTTCCGCCATGAAGACGGCAAACACACCATGATCATCGCGGATTCTCCGGATGCAAACCTCCCTTGCCCGTTTCAGCAGTACGCTTCATCACGTCCTAACGCGACGGGCACCAGGAAGGAAGACGTCATCACCTCTCTTGAAATCACCCGGTGTATACATCCCGCCGCATACTCATTGAGCGACTACAACTTCACTATTCCCAACGCCAACTTGAAGTCTGAGGCTCCCGGCGTGGCCCAGACACAGGCGACGAAATGCGAGCTGTACGATGCGCCGGGGTGCTACGGCAGTAAGGGCGCAGGCGACAGGCTGGCAAGAATCCGGATGGAGGAAGAGGAAACTATGGCCACGGTTCTCCTTGGCAGTAGCGACTGCCGTGCCTTTGCCAGCGGGTATCGCTTCCGGCTCAAAGACCACTGCAGCCCGGAAATGGACGGTAAGGAGTTCCTCTTGATATCCGTGAAGCATGATGCAATGGAAGCATATAATGCCGGCTCGATCTCCAGTTACCGCAACAGTTTTGAGTGCATACCTCGTCAGACTCCGTATCGCCCGGCACGTCTGACACCTAAGCCGGTCGTGCAGGGAACTCAGACGGCTGTGGTCGTGGGGCCGCCAGGAGAGGAGATTCACACCGACCAGTACGGACGAGTCAAAGTGAAATTCCACTGGGATCGCGCTGGGAAAACCGATGACAGCAGTTCATGTTGGATCAGGGTGAGTCAGCCGCTAGCCGGCAGCGGTTGGGGCGCGTTATTTCTCCCGCGTGTCGGCCATGAGGTCATCGTCGACTTCCTGGAGGGCGATCCCGACCGTCCCGTCATCATCGGCCGACTCCATAACGGAGTGAACCTGCCGCCGTACCCCTTGCCTGCAGCAAAAACCAAAAGCTGCATGAAATCGTGCTCCACACCCGGTTCCCAAGGGCACAACGAACTCTGTTTCGAGGATAAGAAGGGGGCGGAGCAGTTGTCCATCCACGCACAGCGAGAGCAGGTGAACCGGGTCAATGAGGATTCGCTAGAGTGGGTAGGGCAGGACCGGCACCTAATCGTCAAGCGGGACCAGCTGGAGCAGGTGTCTCGTGATCAGCACCTACAGGTGGCCGGGGATTGTAACCATCGCATCGACGGGGACCTTTCCATAACAGTCGGTGCCGATCTCCAATTGAAGGTGGCAACAAAGTACGCCCTGCAGGCGGGGGAGGCGGTCCATATACAGGCTGCCAAGAGCATCGTGGTCGAGTCGTTAACGCAGGTGTCGTTGCAAGTGGGCGGTAGCTTCATCACCATTACTCCTGCCGGAGTAGCCATAGTCGGTGGCTCGGTGCAGATCAACAACGGCGGGATGCCGGGAGTTTGCACCGTAGCGTCGCCAGAACAGCCGAAGCTGCCAAGAGAAGCGGGCAAACCCGATACGACCACGACTTCCTGCAAAAGCCAGGATGTGCCATCTTGTACGACGCCGCAGGCAAGGTCATTGGAGAGAGCGGCAGCCGAGCATACACCATTGTGCGCGGCGTGA
- a CDS encoding DUF4123 domain-containing protein, whose translation MESLEELVFATDSSSVFCILDGAVVPDLPSLLASLASQHFCLLRGALSPDLAQVAPYLVFLRRDCRFTDWLLAQGWGRNWGIYGGSGGSMIELRKHFRHVFHVSDQSGKPYYFRFYDPCVLRHYLPRCTDKELAQFFGPVQWFLVEERTPGTARKFFRTGNALREDRIAVAQPHQRVGEVSWRFESSR comes from the coding sequence ATGGAAAGTCTGGAAGAACTGGTGTTCGCCACAGACAGTAGCAGCGTCTTCTGTATCCTCGATGGCGCAGTGGTGCCGGATCTTCCCTCGCTTCTGGCCTCTCTAGCCTCGCAGCACTTCTGTCTTTTGCGCGGGGCGCTGTCACCTGACCTGGCGCAGGTCGCTCCCTACCTGGTCTTTCTCCGGCGGGACTGCCGCTTCACCGATTGGTTGCTGGCGCAAGGGTGGGGCAGGAATTGGGGGATCTACGGGGGGAGTGGCGGCAGCATGATAGAGCTGCGCAAACACTTCCGTCATGTGTTCCACGTCTCCGATCAAAGCGGCAAGCCCTACTACTTCCGCTTTTACGACCCTTGTGTCCTGAGGCACTATCTGCCTCGTTGCACGGATAAGGAACTGGCTCAATTCTTTGGGCCGGTGCAGTGGTTTCTTGTCGAGGAACGCACACCTGGAACAGCTAGAAAGTTTTTCCGGACTGGCAATGCGCTGCGCGAGGACAGAATCGCCGTCGCGCAACCACACCAGAGGGTGGGGGAGGTGTCATGGAGATTCGAATCGAGCAGATGA
- a CDS encoding DUF3793 family protein, with amino-acid sequence MSSFVGIRDNLSAVNGADAASSSRMSRAAWQDFAGLYPTEEECLASFLALELAEVLQGAKPANLVCLANKNRSCGRNLYLLWKEHGAALLEQSGLKVRVLDDRGSSILLLLYSQEALGGLLAQKSVRIILGKAGYGNVDGFDAILDQLQNRVAGEGFPHEIGVFLGYPLKDVVGFMGWAPLAFTCQGPWKIFGKPEQSLRLAECHRECRSRMSQRLASGCNPLDCLKNCSITVADWYLETGGPFFGSVVKVNIKAEV; translated from the coding sequence ATGAGCAGTTTTGTTGGAATCAGAGACAATCTGTCGGCGGTAAACGGCGCCGATGCAGCATCTTCCTCCCGCATGTCGAGGGCGGCCTGGCAGGATTTCGCGGGGCTTTACCCAACCGAAGAAGAATGTCTCGCCTCATTCCTGGCACTGGAACTGGCCGAAGTGCTGCAAGGTGCGAAGCCGGCAAATCTCGTCTGCCTTGCCAACAAGAACCGCTCCTGCGGTCGCAACCTCTATCTCCTCTGGAAAGAACACGGTGCGGCGCTCCTCGAACAGAGCGGACTCAAGGTGCGGGTTCTCGATGACCGCGGCTCGTCCATCCTGCTCCTGCTTTACTCGCAGGAGGCGCTGGGGGGACTGCTCGCCCAGAAAAGCGTCCGCATCATCCTGGGCAAGGCCGGCTACGGCAACGTCGATGGGTTCGATGCCATTCTGGACCAACTGCAGAACCGCGTGGCGGGGGAGGGGTTCCCGCACGAGATCGGCGTCTTTCTCGGTTACCCGTTGAAGGACGTGGTCGGCTTCATGGGGTGGGCTCCCCTTGCCTTCACCTGCCAGGGGCCTTGGAAGATCTTCGGCAAACCCGAGCAGAGCCTGCGTCTGGCGGAATGCCACCGCGAGTGCCGCAGCAGGATGTCGCAGCGTCTGGCTTCGGGATGCAATCCGCTCGACTGCCTGAAAAACTGCTCCATCACTGTCGCTGATTGGTACCTGGAAACAGGGGGGCCCTTTTTTGGCAGTGTCGTGAAAGTGAATATCAAAGCCGAGGTGTGA
- a CDS encoding DUF2325 domain-containing protein, translated as MCIALIGGMDRLGKHYLEEAERAGVKLQFFSTSETNIAAKLKKADAMVIFTNKVSHRVKIEAMQVAKANNIPVLMEHACGVCTFRNCLQCLAHNCH; from the coding sequence ATGTGCATAGCTTTGATAGGCGGCATGGACCGCTTGGGCAAACATTATCTGGAGGAGGCGGAACGGGCGGGGGTGAAGCTGCAGTTTTTCAGCACCTCGGAAACGAACATAGCCGCCAAGCTGAAAAAGGCCGATGCCATGGTGATCTTCACCAACAAGGTTTCGCACCGCGTGAAGATCGAGGCGATGCAGGTGGCGAAGGCCAACAACATCCCGGTGCTGATGGAACACGCCTGCGGCGTCTGCACCTTCAGGAACTGCCTCCAATGCCTCGCCCACAACTGTCACTAA
- a CDS encoding phosphatase PAP2 family protein: MTDVTDTTSRWLAVSGILLIPFTVVCVLYLDIPVATFVRDHLYANRHWLRATSDLPDLLLGVVVAATIGSCFFYLLRSGKGILDRATLLAKEILWLAPASYLAKALLKIAFGRSNTRYWLSDPSAYGFHCFQMKEHCEGFPSGHMLVMVALLAAGWRFYPEGRPFGIVLSVLLGVALIATNYHFLSDVVVGGYLAILLEVTISRLLFCRRRTS; the protein is encoded by the coding sequence ATGACCGATGTGACTGATACGACATCACGCTGGCTGGCGGTGAGCGGGATTCTTTTGATCCCCTTCACCGTCGTTTGCGTTCTCTACCTCGACATTCCGGTTGCCACCTTCGTCCGGGATCATCTCTACGCCAACCGGCACTGGCTCCGTGCGACTTCCGACCTCCCCGACCTGCTGCTCGGCGTGGTGGTTGCCGCAACGATCGGCTCCTGCTTCTTTTACCTGTTACGCTCCGGCAAGGGGATCCTCGACCGCGCCACACTCCTGGCCAAAGAGATCCTCTGGCTCGCACCCGCCTCCTATCTTGCCAAGGCGCTGTTGAAGATCGCTTTCGGTCGTTCCAACACGCGTTACTGGCTGAGCGATCCCAGTGCCTACGGCTTTCACTGCTTCCAGATGAAAGAACACTGCGAAGGGTTCCCGTCCGGACACATGCTGGTGATGGTCGCACTTTTGGCTGCCGGCTGGCGTTTCTATCCTGAGGGGCGCCCCTTCGGCATCGTCCTCTCGGTCCTGCTCGGCGTCGCCCTGATCGCCACCAACTACCACTTTCTGAGTGATGTCGTTGTGGGGGGCTACCTCGCCATCCTCCTCGAAGTGACGATCTCCCGCCTGCTTTTTTGCCGCCGCCGTACCTCATAG